The Apium graveolens cultivar Ventura chromosome 6, ASM990537v1, whole genome shotgun sequence genome contains a region encoding:
- the LOC141668292 gene encoding phosphoglucan phosphatase LSF1, chloroplastic-like translates to MRKKLSFCVGLLLRLLKKNHRLYVTCTTGFDLSLACVIAYLHWMTDTSLHTTYSFVTWLHSYRPDRPAIAWETWHLIAMVEDGKHDEPPTHAVTFMWIGHGINSLIDRGQLWRLVASSFLHANIGHLLINCCFLNSIGPTVEKLSGRGRYMAVYVTSAVAGISMSY, encoded by the exons ATGAGAAAGAAATTGTCATTTTGTGTGGGTCTTCTATTACGTTTACTGAAGAAGAATCACCGTCTTTACGTGACTTGTACCACTGGTTTTGATCTCTCTCTCGCCTGCGTCATTGCGTACCTTCACTGGATGACAGATACCTCTCTTCATACAACATATAGTTTTGTAACCTGGTTACATTCATACAGACCTGATAG ACCAGCGATTGCCTGGGAAACCTGGCATCTCATTGCAATGGTGGAAGACGGGAAACATGATGAACCTCCAACCCATGCTGTAACTTTTATGTGGATAGGACACGGG ATTAATAGTCTAATTGACAGAGGACAACTGTGGAGACTTGTGGCATCTTCATTTTTGCATGCAAATATCGGACATCTCCTG ATAAATTGTTGTTTTTTGAACTCTATTGGTCCGACAGTGGAGAAACTTAGTGGTCGTGGAAGATATATGGCAGTTTATGTCACCTCTGCAGTTGCAG GTATATCAATGAGTTATTAG